One Halobacterium sp. DL1 DNA window includes the following coding sequences:
- a CDS encoding cell division control protein Cdc6 → MSDEPMPDDRRTADRDFEVDLDDVLVDDDEGDEGLFDDLLSGEPIFENKEVLRPSYTPHELPHRKDQINNMATILVAALRGETPSNILIYGKTGTGKTASAKFVSQELERTSKKYDVPCEVEYINCEVTDTQYRVLAQLANTFIEQNRTFVDERVADLQDLRNEMEAETDAPETGGLPGEFEMGDGSDESNNDGSDLREQFDSVEDVDDRIEELLQEKSEMEEVPMTGWPTDRVYATFFDAVDYVERVAVIMLDEIDKLVEKSGDDTLYNLSRMNSELDNSRVSIIGISNDLKFTDFLDPRVKSSLGEEEIVFPPYDANQLRDILQHRSEVAFKGQALSEDVIPLCAAFAAQEHGDARRALDLLRTAGELAERDQSDDVTEEHVRRAQDKIELDRVVEVVRTLPTQSKLVLYAILLLEDNGVHNVNTGEVYNIYKTLCDELDADVLTQRRVTDLISELDMLGIVNAVVVSKGRYGRTKEISLSVPVEETETVLEADSRLSDIEDVTPFVQARFDN, encoded by the coding sequence ATGTCTGACGAACCGATGCCGGACGACCGACGCACGGCCGACCGCGACTTCGAGGTCGACCTCGACGACGTCCTCGTCGACGACGACGAGGGTGACGAGGGGCTCTTCGACGACCTCCTGAGCGGCGAACCGATATTCGAGAACAAGGAAGTACTGCGCCCGTCGTACACGCCACACGAACTCCCCCACCGGAAGGACCAGATCAACAATATGGCGACGATTCTCGTCGCCGCGCTCCGCGGGGAGACGCCGTCGAACATCCTCATCTACGGGAAGACGGGGACGGGGAAGACCGCGAGCGCGAAGTTCGTGAGCCAGGAGCTCGAGCGCACCTCCAAGAAGTACGACGTCCCCTGCGAGGTCGAGTACATCAACTGCGAGGTCACCGACACCCAGTACCGCGTGCTCGCGCAGCTCGCGAACACGTTCATCGAGCAGAACCGCACGTTCGTCGACGAGCGCGTCGCCGACCTCCAGGACCTCCGCAACGAGATGGAGGCCGAGACCGACGCACCTGAAACGGGGGGGTTGCCGGGCGAGTTCGAGATGGGCGACGGGAGCGACGAGTCCAACAACGATGGCTCGGATCTCCGCGAGCAGTTCGACTCCGTCGAGGACGTCGACGACCGAATCGAGGAGCTCCTCCAGGAGAAATCGGAGATGGAGGAGGTCCCGATGACGGGGTGGCCGACCGACCGCGTGTACGCGACGTTCTTCGACGCCGTCGACTACGTCGAGCGGGTCGCCGTCATCATGCTCGACGAGATCGACAAACTCGTCGAGAAGTCCGGCGACGACACGCTGTACAACCTCTCCCGGATGAACTCCGAACTCGACAACTCCCGGGTCTCCATCATCGGCATCTCGAACGACCTGAAGTTCACCGACTTCCTCGACCCGCGCGTGAAGTCCAGTCTCGGCGAGGAGGAGATCGTCTTCCCGCCGTACGACGCCAACCAGCTCCGGGACATCCTCCAGCACCGCTCTGAGGTGGCGTTCAAGGGCCAGGCGCTCTCCGAGGACGTCATCCCGCTCTGTGCCGCGTTCGCCGCACAGGAACACGGGGACGCGCGACGGGCACTCGACCTGCTGCGGACCGCGGGCGAACTCGCGGAACGCGACCAGTCCGACGACGTCACCGAGGAGCACGTCCGGCGCGCGCAGGACAAGATCGAACTCGACCGCGTGGTCGAGGTCGTGCGCACGCTCCCGACCCAGAGCAAACTCGTCCTCTACGCCATCCTCCTCCTGGAGGACAACGGCGTCCACAACGTCAACACGGGCGAGGTGTACAACATCTACAAGACGCTCTGCGACGAGCTCGACGCTGACGTGCTCACCCAGCGCCGCGTCACCGACCTCATCAGCGAACTCGACATGCTCGGCATCGTGAACGCGGTGGTCGTCTCGAAGGGCCGCTACGGGCGCACGAAGGAAATCTCACTTTCGGTCCCCGTCGAGGAGACAGAGACCGTCCTCGAAGCCGACTCCCGCCTGAGCGACATCGAGGATGTCACCCCGTTCGTGCAGGCGCGCTTCGACAACTGA
- a CDS encoding DoxX family protein, which produces MSQTTAGPNTFESRLGGITVRGKAHSLSAWFVLALRLMMGYAFLSSGVDKLLSGSFAAGGYLGNVASTNGNPLEAMFAWMANTPWFLDLVNVAVPWGEALIGVALLLGAVTRLAAFFGAFMMLLFYFGNWSVQHGYVNGDFAYMLVFLAVAAFGAGRILGLDARLEELDLVERNGWLRYLLG; this is translated from the coding sequence ATGTCCCAAACTACGGCCGGTCCGAACACGTTCGAATCCCGTCTCGGCGGCATCACCGTCCGCGGGAAAGCACACAGCCTGAGCGCGTGGTTCGTCCTCGCGCTGCGACTGATGATGGGGTACGCGTTCCTCTCGTCGGGCGTCGACAAGCTACTCTCGGGGAGCTTCGCCGCCGGCGGCTACCTCGGGAACGTCGCGTCCACGAACGGGAACCCCCTCGAGGCGATGTTCGCGTGGATGGCGAATACGCCGTGGTTCCTCGACCTCGTGAACGTTGCCGTCCCGTGGGGCGAGGCGCTTATCGGCGTCGCGCTCCTGCTCGGCGCAGTCACCCGACTCGCCGCGTTCTTCGGCGCGTTCATGATGCTCCTGTTCTACTTCGGGAACTGGAGCGTCCAACACGGCTACGTGAACGGCGACTTCGCCTACATGCTCGTCTTCCTCGCCGTCGCGGCGTTCGGCGCCGGGCGCATCCTCGGCCTCGACGCCCGACTCGAGGAACTCGACCTCGTGGAACGGAACGGCTGGCTGCGCTACCTCCTCGGGTAG
- a CDS encoding IclR family transcriptional regulator encodes MRAPFDSEEAPDLQDVLDALDDEGCRRIIEVLEEPMTAKQVADASDVPLSTTYRKLDLLTDAALLEERAVLQPDGHHTTEYALVFEEVVIQLAEDRTLDVGIARPPESTDERLETLWAEVSKET; translated from the coding sequence ATGCGCGCTCCGTTCGATTCGGAAGAGGCACCCGACCTCCAGGACGTACTGGACGCCCTGGACGACGAGGGCTGTCGACGCATCATCGAGGTGCTCGAGGAGCCGATGACCGCCAAGCAGGTCGCGGACGCCAGCGACGTGCCGCTGTCGACCACTTACCGGAAACTCGACCTGCTGACGGACGCCGCGCTCCTCGAGGAGCGTGCGGTGCTTCAGCCGGACGGCCACCACACGACGGAGTACGCGCTCGTGTTCGAGGAGGTGGTCATCCAACTGGCCGAGGACCGGACGCTCGACGTCGGCATCGCCCGGCCGCCGGAGTCGACGGACGAGCGCCTCGAGACGCTCTGGGCGGAGGTGAGCAAGGAAACATGA
- a CDS encoding peptidase: MTNGDDSPDSRGGVRGAASWFLHTDNGVVLFLREAGSSALAVGMVGLLLFAVSGVWPPLVAVESGSMQPNMVKGDLVFVMEEQRFSPEYATGDTGIVTARTGADQNFRKFGGPGDVIVYQPNGNARQTPVIHRVRFWVNDGENWYEKADQSFLGGADDCGELRNCPAPHAGFITKGDNSVTNDYYDQVKGISEPVRPSWIKGTAEYRIPYLGWVRLTVSGTASMDPVAPAAANATAPQSGAFAGA; encoded by the coding sequence ATGACGAACGGCGATGACTCGCCCGACTCCCGCGGCGGTGTTCGCGGCGCCGCGAGCTGGTTCCTCCACACAGACAACGGCGTCGTGCTGTTCCTCCGTGAGGCCGGGAGCAGCGCGCTCGCCGTCGGGATGGTCGGACTGCTGCTGTTCGCCGTCAGCGGCGTCTGGCCCCCACTGGTCGCCGTCGAGAGCGGCAGCATGCAGCCGAACATGGTGAAAGGAGACCTCGTGTTCGTGATGGAGGAACAGCGGTTCAGCCCCGAGTACGCCACCGGCGACACCGGCATCGTCACGGCGCGCACGGGCGCGGACCAGAACTTCAGGAAGTTCGGTGGTCCCGGCGACGTCATCGTCTATCAGCCGAACGGGAACGCCAGGCAGACGCCGGTAATTCACCGCGTGCGCTTCTGGGTGAACGACGGCGAGAACTGGTACGAGAAGGCCGACCAGAGCTTCCTCGGCGGTGCCGACGACTGCGGGGAACTCCGGAACTGCCCCGCGCCCCACGCCGGCTTCATCACGAAGGGGGACAACTCCGTGACCAACGACTACTACGACCAGGTGAAGGGCATCTCGGAGCCCGTGCGGCCGTCGTGGATCAAGGGAACGGCGGAGTACCGCATCCCGTACCTCGGCTGGGTGCGCCTCACCGTCTCCGGGACGGCGTCGATGGATCCGGTAGCGCCGGCCGCCGCCAACGCGACCGCTCCCCAGTCAGGCGCTTTCGCGGGCGCCTAG
- a CDS encoding DNA polymerase II small subunit, with product MPLEPPVRVVRELTSRGYNADREAVTLLAGADDPSAAVERAVDEAPADALTLTVDHVRSVLEDDLTDARTDGASEAADAAADAFSPDAQTPDKSNSTDATSGSTEVETETNHTTETGSPLETKGVDDTSGTTESVGSADSQDAPNPAGDHDERSLDIAGDITGESTGTGEYKNFVATFRDRYDRLSKKLRGRVNHRPTSALDSMPGGSDAAVVGMVNDVRSTASGHWLVELEDTNGVFPALVMKDKDIAADVDELLMDEVIAIEGTLSDDGGILFADDIFFPDIPRTHEPNTADRHVQAALVSDVHVGSQEFADDEWSAFADWLHTPEADAVEYLLVAGDMVEGVGVYPNQDEELDIVDLYEQYETFAERLKEVPGDTEIVMIPGNHDAVRLAEPQPAFDEELRSIMSAHDARFTGNPSTVTVEGVNILMYHGVSIDEIIAEHPSEDVSYDNPHRAMELLLRKRHVAPQFGGRTRLAPEEEDYLVMDEVPDVFHTGHVHKLGVGTYHNVRMVNSGCWQHQTEFQQSVNIDPDVATAPILDLDTLDVTVRKFV from the coding sequence GTGCCCCTAGAACCCCCGGTTCGGGTGGTCCGCGAACTCACAAGCCGGGGCTACAACGCCGACCGCGAGGCGGTGACGCTGCTCGCGGGTGCGGACGACCCGTCGGCTGCCGTCGAGCGAGCCGTCGACGAGGCGCCCGCAGACGCCCTGACGCTCACGGTCGACCACGTGCGGTCCGTGCTGGAAGACGACCTTACCGACGCCCGGACGGACGGCGCGAGCGAGGCCGCCGACGCGGCGGCTGACGCCTTCTCGCCGGACGCACAGACGCCGGATAAATCCAACTCTACCGACGCTACCTCTGGTTCCACTGAAGTAGAAACGGAGACAAATCATACCACGGAAACAGGTTCTCCACTAGAAACGAAGGGGGTCGACGACACCAGCGGAACGACTGAGTCTGTCGGGTCCGCCGACTCACAGGACGCTCCGAATCCCGCTGGTGACCACGACGAGCGCAGTCTCGACATCGCGGGCGACATCACCGGAGAGTCCACTGGGACCGGCGAGTACAAGAACTTCGTCGCGACGTTCCGCGACCGCTACGACCGGCTCTCGAAGAAGCTCCGCGGGCGCGTCAACCACCGTCCGACGTCGGCGCTGGACTCGATGCCGGGTGGCAGCGACGCCGCCGTCGTCGGCATGGTCAACGACGTCCGCTCTACTGCGAGCGGCCACTGGCTCGTGGAACTGGAGGATACGAACGGCGTCTTCCCCGCGCTCGTGATGAAGGATAAGGACATCGCGGCGGACGTCGACGAACTCCTGATGGACGAGGTCATCGCCATCGAGGGGACGCTCTCGGACGACGGCGGCATCCTGTTCGCCGACGACATCTTCTTCCCGGACATCCCGCGGACGCACGAGCCGAACACCGCCGACCGCCACGTCCAGGCGGCGCTCGTCTCCGACGTCCACGTCGGCAGCCAGGAGTTCGCCGACGACGAGTGGTCGGCGTTCGCCGACTGGCTCCACACGCCCGAAGCCGACGCCGTCGAGTACCTCCTCGTCGCGGGCGACATGGTCGAGGGCGTCGGCGTCTACCCCAATCAGGACGAGGAACTCGACATCGTCGACCTCTACGAGCAGTACGAGACGTTCGCCGAGCGCCTCAAGGAGGTGCCCGGCGACACGGAGATCGTGATGATCCCGGGGAACCACGACGCCGTCCGCCTCGCGGAACCCCAGCCGGCCTTCGACGAGGAACTCCGCTCCATCATGAGCGCACACGACGCCCGGTTCACCGGCAACCCCTCCACGGTCACCGTCGAGGGCGTGAATATCCTGATGTACCACGGCGTCTCCATCGACGAAATCATCGCCGAACACCCCAGCGAGGACGTCTCCTACGACAACCCGCACCGGGCGATGGAACTACTCCTCCGGAAGCGCCACGTCGCCCCGCAGTTCGGCGGGCGCACCCGCCTCGCGCCCGAGGAAGAAGACTACCTCGTGATGGACGAGGTGCCCGACGTCTTCCACACGGGTCACGTCCACAAACTCGGCGTCGGCACCTACCACAACGTCCGGATGGTCAACTCGGGCTGCTGGCAGCACCAGACCGAGTTCCAGCAGTCGGTGAACATCGACCCGGACGTCGCCACCGCGCCCATCCTCGACCTCGACACGCTCGACGTGACGGTCCGGAAGTTCGTCTGA
- the ligA gene encoding NAD-dependent DNA ligase LigA (this protein catalyzes the formation of phosphodiester linkages between 5'-phosphoryl and 3'-hydroxyl groups in double-stranded DNA using NAD as a coenzyme and as the energy source for the reaction; essential for DNA replication and repair of damaged DNA; similar to ligase LigB): MPEAEAGADAPANNPYVRDPATSFARVENLSESEATEQARLLREAIHYHDYRYYVENDPVVGDRTYDALFTRLQDLEDAFGLATPDSPTQRVGSEPLDELESVDHVVPMLSLDSSGEVDDVREFATRVEREVGAVEFVCEPKFDGLSVEVVYEDGRFVRAATRGDGRTGEDVTENVRTIDSVPLRLRGDPPAFLAVRGEVYMPRDAFQAHNAERVERGEDAFANPRNAAAGTLRQLDPSVTAERPLDCFFYDVLAAGESEADATADASRGGLDGGFDSHWDEHVALPEWGLKVDDRSERVPDVDGAIEYRNRLGEERESLNYEIDGVVIKVDDRAQCAELGTTARHYRWAFAYKFPARAEVTTVADVVVQVGRTGRLTPVALLDPVDVGGVTVSRASLHNRDEIEAMGVGIGDAVRVQRAGDVIPYVAEVVEPHSEETIELPETCPRCGSPVEYEGPIAFCTGGLACPAQLVQGLSYFADVLDVEGLGERAAEQFVEDGVVENDVADIFDASVEEIAALEGWGETSARNLRDELEGARHPPLGQFLAAIGIREVGPTVARDVAAEFGTLGAVLAADEDDFQSVPGVGSVVAGHLREFFDNERNRRVVERLRAETRLGEPEPAEREVASELDGLTFVFTGSVDGWTRGELQDLVQRHGGNAVSSVSGNTDYLVVGESPGQTKRDDAAAEGVPELDAESFFDVLAERGVDAE, encoded by the coding sequence ATGCCCGAGGCCGAGGCCGGCGCGGACGCCCCGGCGAACAACCCGTACGTCCGCGACCCGGCCACATCGTTTGCGCGCGTCGAGAACCTCTCCGAGAGCGAGGCCACGGAGCAGGCCCGCCTGCTCCGGGAGGCCATCCACTACCACGACTACCGCTACTACGTCGAGAACGACCCCGTCGTCGGCGACCGGACGTACGACGCGCTGTTCACGCGCCTCCAGGACCTCGAGGACGCCTTCGGCCTCGCGACGCCGGACAGCCCCACGCAGCGCGTCGGGAGCGAGCCGCTCGACGAACTCGAGAGCGTCGACCACGTCGTGCCGATGCTGTCGCTGGACTCCAGCGGCGAGGTCGACGACGTCCGGGAGTTCGCCACGCGCGTCGAGCGGGAGGTCGGAGCCGTCGAGTTCGTCTGCGAGCCGAAGTTCGACGGCCTCTCCGTCGAGGTCGTCTACGAGGACGGCCGGTTCGTGCGCGCCGCCACCCGGGGCGACGGCCGGACCGGCGAGGACGTCACCGAGAACGTCCGCACCATCGACAGCGTCCCGCTGCGCCTGCGCGGGGACCCGCCGGCGTTCCTCGCGGTTCGCGGCGAGGTGTACATGCCCCGGGACGCGTTCCAGGCGCACAACGCGGAGCGCGTCGAGCGCGGCGAAGACGCGTTCGCGAACCCGCGGAACGCCGCGGCCGGAACACTCCGCCAGTTAGACCCGAGCGTGACCGCCGAGCGGCCGCTGGACTGCTTCTTCTACGACGTGTTGGCTGCGGGCGAGTCGGAAGCTGACGCCACGGCCGACGCCTCGCGCGGCGGCCTCGACGGCGGCTTCGACTCCCACTGGGACGAACACGTCGCGCTCCCCGAGTGGGGGTTGAAGGTCGACGACCGCTCGGAGCGCGTCCCCGACGTCGACGGTGCTATCGAGTACCGCAATCGCCTGGGCGAGGAACGGGAGTCACTGAACTACGAGATAGACGGCGTCGTGATCAAGGTCGACGACCGCGCGCAGTGCGCCGAACTCGGGACGACCGCACGGCACTACCGGTGGGCGTTCGCCTACAAGTTCCCGGCGCGCGCGGAGGTGACGACCGTCGCGGACGTCGTGGTGCAGGTCGGCCGGACGGGACGGCTCACGCCGGTGGCGCTGCTCGACCCCGTCGACGTCGGCGGCGTCACCGTCTCCCGCGCGAGCCTCCACAACCGCGACGAAATCGAAGCGATGGGTGTCGGCATCGGCGACGCGGTGCGCGTCCAGCGCGCCGGCGACGTCATCCCGTACGTCGCGGAGGTGGTCGAACCCCACAGCGAGGAAACCATCGAACTCCCCGAGACGTGTCCACGCTGCGGGAGTCCGGTCGAGTACGAGGGTCCCATCGCGTTCTGCACGGGCGGGCTCGCGTGCCCGGCGCAGCTCGTCCAGGGACTCAGCTACTTCGCGGACGTCCTCGACGTCGAGGGCCTGGGCGAGCGCGCCGCCGAGCAGTTCGTCGAGGATGGGGTCGTCGAGAACGACGTCGCGGATATCTTCGACGCGAGCGTCGAGGAGATAGCCGCCCTGGAGGGGTGGGGAGAGACGAGCGCGCGGAACCTCCGCGACGAACTGGAGGGCGCACGTCACCCACCACTCGGGCAGTTCCTCGCGGCCATCGGCATCCGGGAGGTTGGGCCGACCGTCGCCCGGGACGTGGCCGCGGAGTTCGGGACGCTGGGCGCCGTCCTCGCTGCCGACGAGGATGATTTTCAGTCAGTGCCGGGCGTCGGCAGCGTAGTCGCCGGCCACCTCCGGGAGTTCTTCGACAACGAGCGCAACCGTAGAGTCGTCGAGCGCCTCCGTGCGGAGACGCGTCTCGGTGAGCCCGAGCCGGCCGAACGCGAGGTGGCCAGCGAACTCGACGGCCTGACGTTCGTGTTCACGGGGAGCGTCGACGGCTGGACGCGGGGGGAACTCCAGGACCTCGTGCAGCGCCACGGCGGGAACGCCGTCTCCTCGGTGTCTGGGAACACCGACTACCTCGTGGTGGGGGAGAGTCCGGGGCAGACGAAGCGCGACGACGCGGCCGCAGAGGGCGTCCCGGAACTCGACGCCGAGTCGTTCTTCGACGTCCTCGCGGAGCGCGGCGTCGACGCGGAGTAA
- a CDS encoding aminotransferase, whose translation MREDFLLLNPGPVPVTRAVRDAMAEPMVSHRSADFEAVYERAQDHLDYVFEHSAPSGLTTSSGGTSLILNGTATMGMEAAVANLTDDDSEVVSVVNGKFGRRFARIADRHADVTRVEFDWGEPVDVDAVADAVSDDTDVVTMVHNETSSGILNPVEAVGELASEQDARYVVDGVTSIGGDEFRIDDWHVDVAVTDGQKALAAPPGISALYVTEAAEAYLDGESAPFYEDLDWHLRKAESHQTPFTSAVPLFRGLAEAVSDIREEGMPDRIERHRRQAAAFRDAFHAMGLESFPRLNEDAEYSNTVTGMVLPAGARGDDAPAFFDAVEARGVSISGGQGHLGGDIFRVSNMGNITSEQLLRGVRTIGEAFDEVGVDVDTDAALDAARDRLR comes from the coding sequence ATGCGCGAGGACTTTCTCCTCCTGAACCCCGGCCCCGTCCCCGTGACGCGGGCGGTCCGAGACGCGATGGCTGAACCGATGGTCTCCCACCGCTCGGCGGATTTCGAGGCCGTCTACGAGCGCGCACAGGACCACCTCGACTACGTGTTCGAACACTCGGCACCGAGCGGTCTCACGACGTCCAGCGGCGGCACCTCGCTCATCCTCAACGGCACCGCGACGATGGGGATGGAGGCCGCCGTCGCGAACCTCACGGACGACGACAGCGAGGTCGTCTCCGTCGTCAACGGGAAGTTCGGCCGCCGGTTCGCCCGCATCGCGGACCGACACGCCGACGTGACCCGCGTGGAGTTCGACTGGGGCGAACCCGTCGACGTCGACGCGGTCGCGGACGCAGTGAGCGACGACACGGACGTCGTCACGATGGTCCACAACGAGACGAGTTCGGGCATCCTCAACCCCGTGGAGGCGGTCGGTGAACTCGCCAGCGAGCAGGACGCGCGCTACGTCGTCGACGGCGTGACGAGCATCGGCGGCGACGAGTTCCGCATCGACGACTGGCACGTCGACGTCGCCGTCACGGACGGCCAGAAGGCGCTCGCGGCGCCGCCGGGTATCAGCGCGCTGTACGTGACCGAGGCGGCAGAAGCCTACCTCGACGGCGAGAGCGCGCCGTTCTACGAGGACCTCGACTGGCACCTCCGGAAGGCCGAGTCCCACCAGACGCCTTTCACGAGCGCCGTCCCGCTGTTCCGCGGTCTTGCCGAAGCGGTCTCGGATATCCGCGAGGAGGGGATGCCCGACCGCATCGAGCGCCACCGCCGGCAGGCCGCGGCGTTCCGCGACGCGTTCCACGCGATGGGCCTGGAGTCGTTCCCGCGGCTGAACGAGGACGCGGAGTACTCGAACACCGTCACCGGAATGGTTCTGCCAGCGGGCGCGCGCGGTGACGACGCCCCCGCGTTCTTCGACGCCGTCGAGGCGCGAGGTGTCTCCATCAGCGGCGGGCAGGGCCACCTGGGCGGGGACATTTTCCGGGTCTCGAACATGGGGAACATCACGAGCGAGCAGCTCCTCCGGGGCGTGCGCACCATCGGCGAGGCGTTCGACGAGGTCGGCGTCGACGTCGACACGGACGCGGCCCTCGATGCCGCTCGGGACCGACTGCGCTAG
- a CDS encoding MFS transporter, which produces MVRRERASLAGVVFAVLFAQVLLYPGATDLVAAFRADDPETASRWFLAAEFAAFVAFAGVWGALSDRAGRRVPFIAAGAVGGGLGYAALAVLDVGLAGALVLRAAQGAATIGAFSLAMTMLMDLSDDHGKDMGAAGIAIGLGTALGAPVGGQLTEFAVRAPLVVGSVVLVLAGLFALRVPDRAPSGHGDSLREGFRVLADRPALGVPFAFGFIDRFTAGFFALVGTLYFRQEFGLGAGETGLTLALFFAPFALLQYPFGKLSDRVGRTLPIAAGSATYGLAVVGVGLAPSLLLAQGGMVVVGVLGALMAPATMALVTDVAGDDERGVSMAGFNAAGSLGFLAGIVGGGWVAEQWGFADAFLLAGGAELLLAALALPALVRLAPKKVAA; this is translated from the coding sequence ATGGTCAGGCGGGAGCGCGCCTCGCTGGCGGGCGTCGTCTTCGCGGTGCTGTTCGCCCAGGTGCTCCTCTACCCCGGCGCCACCGACCTCGTCGCGGCGTTCCGCGCGGACGACCCGGAGACCGCCAGCCGGTGGTTCCTCGCCGCGGAGTTCGCCGCCTTCGTCGCGTTCGCGGGCGTCTGGGGCGCCCTCAGCGACCGTGCCGGCCGGCGCGTTCCGTTCATCGCTGCGGGCGCCGTCGGCGGCGGCCTCGGTTACGCCGCGCTCGCCGTCCTCGACGTCGGCCTCGCGGGCGCGCTCGTCCTCCGGGCGGCCCAGGGCGCGGCCACCATCGGCGCGTTCTCGCTCGCGATGACGATGCTAATGGACCTCTCCGACGACCACGGCAAGGACATGGGCGCCGCCGGCATCGCCATCGGCCTCGGCACCGCGCTCGGCGCACCGGTCGGCGGCCAGCTCACCGAGTTCGCGGTTCGCGCGCCGCTCGTCGTCGGGAGCGTCGTCCTCGTGCTCGCGGGACTGTTCGCGCTGCGCGTGCCGGACCGCGCGCCCTCGGGCCACGGCGACTCGCTCCGCGAAGGGTTCCGCGTCCTCGCCGACCGGCCGGCGCTCGGCGTCCCGTTCGCGTTCGGCTTCATCGACCGCTTCACAGCGGGCTTCTTCGCGCTCGTCGGGACGCTGTACTTCCGGCAGGAGTTCGGCCTCGGCGCCGGCGAAACGGGGCTCACGCTCGCGCTGTTCTTCGCGCCGTTCGCGCTCCTCCAGTATCCGTTCGGGAAGCTCTCCGACCGCGTCGGCCGCACGCTCCCCATCGCCGCCGGCTCCGCGACCTACGGCCTCGCCGTCGTCGGCGTCGGCCTCGCGCCCAGCCTGCTGCTCGCGCAGGGCGGGATGGTCGTCGTCGGCGTGCTCGGCGCGCTGATGGCGCCCGCGACGATGGCGCTCGTCACCGACGTGGCCGGCGACGACGAGCGCGGCGTCAGCATGGCTGGCTTCAACGCCGCCGGCTCACTGGGGTTCCTCGCAGGCATCGTCGGCGGCGGCTGGGTCGCCGAGCAGTGGGGGTTCGCAGACGCGTTCCTCCTCGCTGGCGGGGCGGAGTTGCTGCTCGCGGCGCTCGCGCTCCCCGCGCTCGTGAGACTCGCGCCGAAGAAGGTGGCCGCCTAG